A genomic stretch from Xiphophorus maculatus strain JP 163 A chromosome 16, X_maculatus-5.0-male, whole genome shotgun sequence includes:
- the LOC102228068 gene encoding hemoglobin subunit beta-1-like translates to MVKWTEEERRIVRGVWEKVDIDEIGTELWARALIVYPWIERYFGSFGDIFTTTAIVNNPKLAALGKVVLSALDTAVKNIDHFKAMYASLSRQHYEKIKVDPDNFRLLAECITITIACKLRAELNPQVQATWQKFLSAVVEAMSSQYK, encoded by the exons ATGGTGAAATGGACGGAAGAGGAGCGCCGCATCGTCAGAGGAGTTTGGGAAAAAGTTGATATTGATGAGATCGGAACAGAGCTTTGGGCAAG AGCTTTGATTGTTTACCCCTGGATCGAGCGGTATTTCGGCTCTTTTGGCGACATCTTCACCACTACAGCAATTGTAAACAACCCCAAATTGGCCGCCCTGGGAAAGGTCGTGCTATCGGCTCTGGACACAGCCGTGAAGAACATAGACCACTTCAAAGCGATGTACGCTTCCCTGAGCAGGCAGCACTACGAGAAAATCAAAGTGGATCCGGATAACTTCAGA cTTTTGGCCGAATGCATCACAATTACCATCGCCTGCAAACTCAGAGCTGAGCTGAACCCTCAGGTCCAGGCCACCTGGCAGaagtttctgtctgctgtggtGGAGGCTATGAGCAGTCagtacaaataa
- the LOC102228318 gene encoding hemoglobin subunit beta-A-like yields the protein MVEWTDAERTAISTLWSNIDVGEIGPQALSRLLVVFPWTQRYFPTFGDLSTPAAIAANPKVAQHGKTVMGGLETAVKNIDNIKNAYAKLSVMHSEKLHVDPDNFRVLAECITVVVAAKFGPSVFTAGFQEAWQKFLAVVVSALGRQYH from the exons ATGGTCGAGTGGACAGACGCCGAGCGCACCGCCATCTCCACCCTGTGGTCAAACATTGATGTGGGTGAAATTGGTCCCCAGGCCCTGTCCAG gctTCTGGTCGTGTTCCCATGGACCCAGAGGTACTTCCCTACCTTCGGTGACCTTTCCACCCCCGCAGCCATCGCCGCAAATCCCAAAGTGGCTCAGCACGGAAAAACTGTGATGGGCGGCCTTGAAACTGCTGTGAAGAACATAGACAACATCAAGAACGCCTACGCCAAACTGAGCGTCATGCACTCCGAGAAGCTCCATGTGGATCCCGACAACTTCAGG GTGCTTGCCGAGTGCATCACTGTGGTCGTGGCCGCCAAGTTTGGACCCAGCGTCTTTACCGCTGGTTTCCAAGAGGCCTGGCAGAAGTTCCTGGCCGTGGTGGTCTCCGCCCTGGGCAGACAGTACCACTAA
- the LOC102228577 gene encoding hemoglobin subunit alpha-like has translation MSLSDKDKSRVKALWAKAEGKAGELGGEALGRMLVAYPQTKTYFSHWGDLSPQSPKVKKHGATIMGALGKAVKGIDDLPGTLAALSELHAFKLRVDPANFKILGHSIVVVLAMYFPGDFTPEVHLSVEKFLQNVALALSEKYR, from the exons ATGAGTCTTTCCGACAAAGACAAGTCCAGGGTGAAGGCCCTCTGGGCCAAAGCCGAAGGGAAGGCCGGCGAATTGGGAGGTGAAGCATTGGGCAG GATGCTTGTTGCCTACCCACAAACTAAGACCTACTTCTCTCACTGGGGAGATCTGAGCCCCCAGTCCCCCAAAGTGAAGAAGCATGGTGCCACCATCATGGGAGCCTTGGGAAAAGCTGTGAAGGGCATCGACGATCTCCCTGGCACTCTGGCCGCCCTCAGTGAGCTTCATGCCTTCAAACTCCGGGTGGATCCTGCCAATTTCAAG ATCCTGGGCCACAGCATCGTTGTGGTCTTGGCCATGTACTTCCCTGGTGACTTCACTCCTGAGGTTCACCTTTCCGTGGAAAAGTTCCTGCAGAACGTGGCCTTGGCTCTGTCTGAGAAGTACCGCTAA